In a genomic window of Glycine max cultivar Williams 82 chromosome 13, Glycine_max_v4.0, whole genome shotgun sequence:
- the LOC100781752 gene encoding lysM domain receptor-like kinase 3 yields MNLIQNPSLSLLLHLYFFLLCLHCTSSYPTAMNCTDTSRVCTSFLAFKPHQNQTLAVIQSMFDVLPGEITVEGNGWDYIFIRKNCSCAAGMKKYVSNTTLTVKSNGGFEHDLVMEAYDRLALLPNTTTRWAREGGIISLSLFCSCSSGLWNYLMSYVIRDGDSVESLASRFGVSMDSIETVNGIDNPTVGSLVYIPLNSVPGESYHLMNDTPPAPTPSPSVNNFSADQVNQKAHVPHEWIIGGLGVGLALIILTIIVCVALRSPNCLVEAGNNAKDSSGKISNKFYVFGNPSLFCGCVKPVDQKQTDGESSSHQITGTKTSTLIPDMLDMDKPVVFSYEEIFSSTDGFSDSNLLGHRTYGSVYYGLLGDQEVAIKRMTSTKTKEFMSEVKVLCKVHHANLVELIGYAVSHDEFFLIYEFAQKGSLSSHLHDPQSKGHSPLSWITRVQIALDAARGLEYIHEHTKTRYVHQDIKTSNILLDASFRAKISDFGLAKLVGKTNEGETAATKVVNAYGYLAPEYLSNGLATTKSDVYAFGVVLFEIISGKEAIIQTQGPEKRSLASIMLAVLRNSPDTVSMSSTRNLVDPIMMDMYPHDCVYKMAMLAKQCVDQDPVLRPDMKQVVISLSQTLLSSVEWEATLAGNSQVFSGLVQGR; encoded by the exons ATGAATCTTATACAAAACCCCTCTTTAAGTTTGCTACTACACTTGTATTTCTTTCTGCTTTGTCTTCATTGCACAAGTTCTTATCCCACAGCCATGAACTGCACCGACACAAGTCGTGTTTGCACTTCTTTCTTGGCCTTTAAGCCTCATCAAAACCAAACCTTGGCTGTGATACAAAGCATGTTTGATGTGTTGCCCGGTGAGATCACCGTTGAAGGCAATGGCTGGGATTATATATTCATCAGGAAAAACTGTTCTTGTGCTGCTGGTATGAAGAAGTATGTGTCTAACACCACACTCACTGTGAAATCCAATGGAGGATTTGAGCATGATTTGGTGATGGAAGCCTATGACAGGCTTGCTCTCTTGCCCAACACCACGACGCGTTGGGCAAGAGAAGGCGGTATCATATCTCTGAGCTTGTTCTGTAGTTGCTCTAGTGGACTGTGGAACTATCTGATGAGCTATGTCATCAGAGATGGGGACAGTGTTGAATCACTAGCAAGCAGGTTTGGGGTTAGTATGGATAGCATTGAGACAGTGAATGGCATTGACAATCCTACTGTTGGTTCTCTCGTTTATATACCTTTGAATTCGG TTCCTGGTGAGTCTTACCACTTGATGAATGATACTCCTCCAGCTCCAACCCCTTCGCCGtctgttaataatttttcag CTGACCAAGTCAACCAGAAGGCTCATGTACCCCATGAATGGATCATAGGAGGTTTAGGGGTTGGTCTTGCTCTGATAATATTAACCATTATTGTGTGTGTGGCCCTAAGATCACCCAATTGTTTGGTTGAAGCCGGAAATAATGCAAAAGATTCTTCAGGAAAGATCTCTAATAAGTTCTATGTTTTTGGAAATCCAAGTTTGTTTTGTGGATGTGTCAAACCTGTGGACCAGAAGCAAACTGATGGTGAATCCAGCAGTCACCAAATTACCGGTACCAAAACATCAA CTCTAATACCTGACATGTTGGACATGGATAAGCCTGTAGTTTTTTcatatgaagaaattttttctTCAACTGATGGTTTCTCTGATTCAAATCTACTTGGGCACAGAACATATGGCTCTGTTTACTATGGTCTCCTCGGTGACCAG GAAGTTGCTATTAAAAGAATGACATCTACTAAAACTAAAGAATTTATGTCAGAGGTAAAAGTTCTGTGCAAGGTTCATCATGCTAATCTG GTAGAATTGATCGGCTATGCGGTTAGCCATGATGAGTTTTTCCTTATTTATGAATTTGCTCAGAAAGGTTCACTCAGCAGCCATTTGCATGATCCTCAAAGTAAGG GTCATTCACCTCTTTCTTGGATCACAAGGGTCCAGATTGCACTTGATGCTGCTAGGGGCCTTGAATACATACACGAGCATACAAAAACTCGTTACGTCCATCAAGATATCAAGACAAGCAACATTTTACTTGATGCTTCCTTTAGAGCCAAG ATATCAGATTTTGGGTTAGCAAAACTTGTAGGTAAAACAAATGAGGGAGAAACCGCAGCAACCAAAGTTGTAAATGCATATGGATATCTTGCTCCAGA ATACTTGAGCAATGGCCTTGCAACGACCAAAAGTGATGTCTATGCATTTGGTGTTGTTCTTTTTGAGATTATATCAGGGAAGGAAGCCATTATTCAAACACAAGGCCCTGAAAAACGATCATTGGCATCTATT ATGTTGGCAGTTCTTAGGAACTCACCTGATACCGTGAGCATGTCAAGCACGAGAAACCTCGTTGATCCTATTATGATGGATATGTATCCCCATGATTGTGTATATAAG ATGGCCATGCTGGCAAAGCAATGTGTGGATCAGGATCCTGTATTACGCCCTGATATGAAACAAGTTGTGATTTCCCTCTCACAAACCCTGTTGTCTTCTGTTGAGTGGGAAGCCACTCTTGCTGGGAACAGCCAGGTATTCAGTGGCCTTGTTCAGGGAAGATAG